A single Phycisphaerae bacterium DNA region contains:
- a CDS encoding LssY C-terminal domain-containing protein — MGSRDRNVETVLQADISAPLRRRVGLHRAIRLLVGLVIIYVAVAFLILPLVWRRHEERHPALADAATVTHTKSGLPGDPLNVALVGSDEQLHRGMLAAGWYPADPITIESSLRIAVGVVFKRPFDEAPVSPLFLFGRKQDLAFEKPVGDNPRERHHVRFWRSDKLDDQGRPLWWGAATFDTHVGFSHLTGQITHHISPNVDADRDLLMDDLRRAGVLTTVSWIESFQRQKEGRNGEGDPWQSDGRLAIGYITLLVKEHSPSPVP, encoded by the coding sequence ATGGGAAGCCGTGACAGAAATGTTGAGACCGTGCTGCAAGCCGATATCTCTGCCCCCCTCAGACGCCGCGTCGGGCTTCATCGGGCGATCCGTCTGCTCGTCGGTCTCGTGATCATCTATGTCGCCGTCGCCTTCCTGATTCTGCCCCTCGTCTGGCGCCGCCACGAAGAGCGCCATCCCGCGCTGGCCGACGCCGCGACCGTGACCCATACCAAAAGCGGCCTCCCCGGCGATCCGTTGAACGTCGCCCTCGTTGGATCGGACGAACAACTGCATCGGGGAATGCTCGCGGCCGGCTGGTATCCCGCCGATCCCATCACTATCGAAAGTTCACTGCGCATCGCCGTAGGCGTGGTTTTCAAACGGCCCTTCGACGAGGCCCCGGTCAGCCCGCTGTTTCTCTTCGGCCGAAAGCAGGACCTCGCCTTCGAAAAGCCTGTCGGCGACAACCCGCGCGAGCGGCACCACGTGCGGTTCTGGCGGTCTGACAAACTCGACGACCAGGGGCGGCCGCTGTGGTGGGGGGCCGCCACTTTTGATACCCACGTCGGGTTCAGCCATCTGACCGGGCAGATTACCCACCACATTTCGCCCAACGTCGATGCCGATCGAGACCTTTTGATGGACGACCTCCGGAGGGCGGGCGTCCTTACTACCGTGAGTTGGATCGAATCGTTTCAAAGGCAAAAAGAGGGTCGAAATGGCGAAGGCGACCCCTGGCAGAGTGACGGGCGCCTGGCGATCGGTTACATTACTTTACTGGTAAAGGAGCACTCGCCCTCCCCTGTCCCGTGA
- a CDS encoding HupE/UreJ family protein — MMRQQRARQTITGIVLAVLCAFSSAQAHETRPAYLELKETAPSRFSVLWRTPVLAGMRLPVVLKLPDDVRSLRDPVVQELTDSRLERRWIEAGPRGLAGKRIEFPGLQLTITDVLVRFEMLDGTKGAALVRPSQPWMEMAATPTRWSVAGTYLWLGIEHIWGGIDHLLFVLALLLLVRGWRRVVATVTAFTVAHSLTLAAATLGFVDVPQKPVEAVIALSIVFVAAEIVHGRQGKPGLTARRPWVIAFAFGLLHGFGFAGALSEAGLPENAIPLALLCFNIGVELGQIAFIAATVALIAVASRFEFPSVVTQRMTSLTATCIGALGAFWCLERIAQF; from the coding sequence ATGATGCGTCAGCAACGCGCTCGGCAGACCATAACCGGCATTGTGCTGGCAGTGCTGTGCGCGTTCTCATCGGCTCAGGCGCACGAAACTCGTCCCGCATATCTCGAACTCAAGGAAACCGCGCCCAGCCGGTTCAGCGTGCTCTGGCGCACTCCGGTCTTGGCCGGCATGCGCCTGCCCGTCGTCTTGAAGCTACCCGACGACGTCCGGAGTCTGAGAGATCCCGTCGTGCAGGAGTTGACCGATTCGCGGCTCGAACGGCGCTGGATTGAGGCCGGACCGCGGGGCCTCGCCGGCAAGCGCATTGAGTTTCCGGGACTTCAACTGACGATCACCGACGTGCTGGTGCGCTTCGAGATGCTGGACGGCACCAAAGGGGCGGCCCTCGTGCGCCCCTCACAGCCGTGGATGGAGATGGCCGCGACGCCAACCCGATGGAGCGTGGCGGGAACCTATTTGTGGCTGGGAATCGAACACATCTGGGGCGGCATTGATCACCTGTTGTTCGTGCTGGCGTTGCTCTTGCTGGTGCGGGGCTGGCGGCGCGTCGTGGCGACGGTGACCGCGTTCACCGTGGCCCACAGCCTCACGCTCGCGGCGGCCACGCTCGGATTCGTCGACGTGCCACAGAAGCCTGTGGAGGCCGTCATCGCGCTGAGCATCGTGTTTGTGGCGGCGGAAATCGTACACGGAAGGCAGGGCAAACCGGGATTGACGGCGCGCCGGCCATGGGTGATTGCGTTCGCGTTTGGGCTGCTGCACGGGTTCGGCTTCGCCGGCGCGCTCAGCGAGGCCGGTCTGCCGGAAAATGCGATCCCCCTCGCCCTGCTGTGCTTCAACATTGGTGTGGAATTAGGGCAAATTGCGTTCATCGCGGCGACGGTAGCCCTAATCGCTGTCGCCAGCAGATTCGAATTCCCCTCCGTAGTGACCCAACGCATGACTTCACTAACTGCAACTTGCATTGGCGCGCTGGGCGCCTTCTGGTGTCTTGAGCGGATTGCGCAGTTCTAA
- a CDS encoding peptidylprolyl isomerase codes for MKRLLHEPLLHFTLIGAALFAVFRYVQPAREPAPSSKEIRLSLDDLGQLVLVFQAQWKRQPTAEEFARLVENKVQEEVLYREGLEMGLDREDTIVKRRMAQKMQFLAEDTAAAREPTNAELRTWYAKYSDKFAMPRRISFRHLYFSPDRRGERARDDAAKAMAQLGGQSEDVQLPDSFADSFMSQEYYRDRAPDYLGKEFGPQFAQAVANLPIGSWQGPIESGFGWHLVFVDTAIPGRVPDFEEVEPDVKTAWLGEQKALAWQKAYQELRAKYTVLVPEPPESASTAAAPSADATAAASGPLSGGAQ; via the coding sequence ATGAAACGCCTGTTACATGAACCACTGTTGCACTTTACCCTGATCGGAGCGGCACTGTTTGCCGTGTTCCGCTATGTACAACCGGCGCGCGAACCGGCGCCGTCGTCCAAGGAGATTCGACTGTCCCTCGACGACCTCGGCCAGCTCGTGCTGGTCTTCCAGGCGCAATGGAAACGCCAGCCGACAGCCGAGGAATTCGCGCGTCTGGTTGAAAACAAGGTGCAGGAAGAAGTTCTGTATCGTGAAGGGCTGGAAATGGGCCTCGACAGAGAAGACACCATCGTAAAGCGACGCATGGCGCAAAAGATGCAATTCCTGGCCGAGGACACCGCCGCAGCGCGCGAGCCGACCAACGCCGAGCTCAGAACATGGTACGCGAAGTACTCCGACAAGTTTGCCATGCCCAGGCGCATCAGCTTTCGGCATCTCTACTTCTCCCCCGACCGTCGCGGGGAACGCGCTCGTGACGACGCGGCCAAGGCGATGGCGCAGCTCGGCGGCCAGTCGGAGGATGTGCAGCTCCCCGACTCATTCGCCGACTCGTTCATGTCCCAGGAGTATTACCGCGACCGCGCGCCGGATTATCTTGGCAAGGAATTCGGGCCGCAGTTCGCCCAGGCGGTTGCGAATCTCCCGATCGGTTCGTGGCAGGGGCCGATCGAGTCCGGCTTCGGTTGGCATTTGGTGTTCGTGGACACCGCGATTCCCGGTCGCGTGCCAGACTTCGAGGAAGTGGAGCCGGACGTGAAGACGGCATGGCTCGGTGAGCAGAAGGCGCTGGCCTGGCAGAAGGCGTATCAGGAGCTCCGGGCCAAATACACCGTGCTGGTGCCCGAGCCGCCGGAGAGCGCAAGTACGGCTGCGGCGCCGTCCGCGGACGCTACCGCTGCCGCCTCTGGCCCCTTGAGCGGGGGCGCACAATGA
- a CDS encoding DUF3604 domain-containing protein: MKKLITAITLSLAAVAPSIAAPNPERDAYFGEQHIHTSWSVDAWLFGNHLTGPNEAYKYAQGQTLKHPQGYDIRIDTPLDWMGVTDHSEYVGVTKQANTPGSAVSKMPEAQGLILKDPDNPQEVLKVFTYLVSLVSKPPIKAFMSPEVAGTIWKENCKLADENNHPGKFTAFCSYEYTSQYNNRNLHRNIYFRDSAHVCDMPFSMLDSWHPEDLWRWMDAQRKAGNELLAISHNANLSDGWMYPTDVDSLGRPIDAAWADARMRNERLIEIKQIKGQSETHPLLSPNDEFANYEITSFLIGLPEESGRIPKIVGSYARQALKDGLALQDANGYNPYKFGFVCGSDSHNSGSPYRQNNFYGGHGINDGAIETRMAGHIFTGLDVRLESPAGLSGVWAEENTRASIWDAMYRKETFGTSGPRIKIRFFGGWDYDAAMLKQNDWVKPAYAGGVPMGGDLPPLKAKAPTFIVWGVKDPTSGNLDRVQIIKGWTKSGQSFENIYDVVWAGDRKMDPTTDSVPPIQSTVDIKNATYENTVGAVQLNAVWTDPNFDPSLHAFYYARVLEIPTPRWTTIQAREVGIAPPDVVPATVQERAWSSPIWYTPSAEARKEAKPGLTVSELKAKKATALDDEQLKALLVGKSIWLRNNVTGEPFKVRFDTEGNALTLHIGGRATLPSGTGNLPRDDYQTLPTPYSINNGKLVINVGGTPFALAVYKLADQYFAARNNEFGYANYEILAKGPSNLVKLNKGEYDKRSQDAFLHTDIDPHPGTQE, from the coding sequence ATGAAAAAACTGATTACCGCTATAACCCTGAGCTTGGCCGCGGTGGCGCCGTCAATCGCCGCACCGAATCCGGAACGCGACGCCTATTTCGGCGAACAACACATCCACACCAGTTGGTCGGTAGACGCCTGGTTGTTCGGCAATCACCTCACGGGGCCGAACGAAGCCTACAAGTATGCGCAAGGCCAGACGCTCAAGCATCCGCAGGGCTATGACATCAGGATTGACACGCCGCTGGACTGGATGGGTGTGACCGACCACTCCGAGTACGTTGGGGTCACCAAGCAAGCCAATACCCCAGGCTCGGCTGTCAGCAAGATGCCGGAGGCCCAGGGACTGATCCTCAAGGATCCGGACAATCCCCAGGAAGTTCTCAAGGTATTCACTTATCTCGTCTCGCTCGTCAGCAAACCGCCCATCAAAGCGTTCATGAGTCCGGAGGTGGCCGGCACGATCTGGAAAGAGAACTGCAAACTCGCCGACGAGAATAACCATCCGGGCAAGTTCACTGCGTTCTGCTCCTACGAGTACACCTCGCAGTACAATAATCGCAATCTGCATCGCAACATTTACTTCCGCGATTCCGCCCATGTCTGCGACATGCCGTTCAGCATGCTGGACTCCTGGCATCCGGAGGACTTGTGGAGGTGGATGGACGCGCAGCGCAAGGCCGGCAACGAGCTGCTGGCCATCTCTCACAACGCCAATTTGAGCGACGGCTGGATGTATCCGACCGACGTTGACAGTCTTGGCCGGCCCATCGACGCCGCCTGGGCGGACGCACGCATGCGCAACGAGCGCTTGATCGAGATCAAGCAGATCAAAGGGCAATCCGAGACCCACCCCTTGCTTTCCCCGAACGATGAATTCGCCAATTACGAGATTACGAGTTTTCTGATCGGTCTTCCTGAAGAGTCCGGCCGGATCCCAAAGATTGTCGGCAGCTACGCGCGGCAGGCGTTGAAGGACGGCCTGGCGCTACAGGACGCGAACGGCTACAACCCTTACAAATTCGGCTTCGTATGCGGATCCGATTCGCACAATTCCGGAAGTCCATATCGCCAAAACAACTTCTATGGCGGCCATGGCATCAATGACGGCGCCATTGAAACCCGCATGGCCGGTCACATCTTCACCGGGTTGGACGTGCGCCTCGAAAGTCCCGCCGGCCTGTCCGGTGTGTGGGCCGAAGAAAACACCCGCGCTTCGATCTGGGACGCGATGTACCGCAAGGAGACTTTTGGCACGAGCGGCCCGCGCATCAAGATTCGCTTCTTCGGCGGTTGGGATTACGACGCGGCCATGTTGAAGCAGAACGATTGGGTCAAACCAGCCTATGCCGGTGGCGTACCCATGGGTGGCGACCTGCCGCCCCTCAAGGCGAAGGCCCCGACCTTCATCGTCTGGGGGGTGAAGGACCCGACCTCGGGCAACCTGGATCGCGTTCAAATCATCAAGGGCTGGACGAAGAGCGGCCAGAGTTTCGAGAACATCTACGACGTAGTCTGGGCCGGCGACCGCAAAATGGACCCCACGACGGATTCAGTGCCGCCAATTCAAAGCACGGTGGACATCAAGAATGCCACATACGAAAACACGGTTGGCGCAGTGCAACTCAATGCGGTGTGGACCGATCCAAACTTTGACCCAAGTCTGCACGCCTTCTACTACGCACGCGTTTTGGAGATTCCCACGCCGCGCTGGACAACCATCCAAGCGCGTGAAGTTGGAATCGCGCCGCCCGATGTCGTGCCGGCCACCGTTCAGGAACGCGCCTGGAGCTCACCCATCTGGTACACGCCCAGCGCCGAAGCGCGCAAGGAAGCCAAACCTGGCCTGACCGTTTCCGAACTTAAAGCCAAAAAAGCGACGGCGCTCGACGACGAGCAGTTGAAGGCCCTTCTCGTCGGCAAATCCATCTGGCTGCGCAACAACGTAACGGGCGAACCGTTCAAAGTTCGTTTCGATACCGAAGGGAACGCCCTCACGCTGCACATCGGCGGGCGTGCGACGTTGCCCAGCGGGACTGGAAATCTGCCAAGGGACGATTACCAGACCTTGCCCACGCCGTATTCAATTAATAACGGCAAGCTCGTGATCAATGTTGGCGGTACGCCATTCGCGCTGGCGGTGTACAAGCTCGCCGACCAGTATTTTGCGGCGCGCAACAACGAATTCGGCTATGCCAACTACGAGATCCTTGCCAAAGGTCCGTCCAACCTCGTGAAGCTAAACAAGGGCGAGTACGACAAGCGAAGTCAGGACGCCTTCCTGCACACCGATATTGACCCGCACCCCGGTACGCAGGAATAA
- a CDS encoding arylsulfatase yields MRANLRVACAVALAVFIVANRANSQETTGTVGSPGATTTIDGKQLPPPDPKFDGVIKDDALRSKAWWAPRVVPPKGAPNVLLIITDDSGFGVPSTFGGVIPTPTMDRIAKNGLRYNNIHSTALCSPTRAALITGRNHHSAGFGVISEQSTGFPGYNSIIAKDKATIGRILKENGYATSWFGKDHNVPAFAASQVGPFENWPIGQGFDYFFGFVGGDANQWQPNLFRNTTQIYPFEGKPGWNLVTGMADDAIDYLNRIHQIDPGKPFFVKYAPGATHAPHHPTREWVEKISALHLFDDGWNKVRERIFENQKRLGVIPKDTQLEPWPTQVIKNWDDCTPEEKKLYIKQVEIFAAYEAYNDHEIGRVIQAVEDMGKLDNTLIIYINGDNGTSAEGGPLGTPNEVAFFNGINQMPVEEQMKWYDVWGTEETYNHMSAGWSWAFDTPFTWFKQNASRLGGIRQCMAISWPARIKDQGGLREQFCHIIDIVPTILEACGITAPEYADGIRQAPIEGTSLVYTFDEKNAKEPSRHKTQYFEMFGQWALYHDGWLLATKVNRAPWEAFGPANPDPLNNQVLELYDLSKDFSQSRNLADQHPEKVKQLKEMFIAEAKKYQVFPMDASVAARIVAPRPNITAGRTEFVYTRPMTGLPQGDSPAILNSSYTITADIEVPQGGAEGMILTSGGRFAGYGFYLLKGRPVFLWNLIDLKRIKWEGPEALSPGRHIVEFDFKYDGLGVGTLAFNNMSGLGRPGTGTLKVDGKTVATESMPHTLPMILQWDEAFDVGSDTLTGVNDADYRPPFTFTGKLNKLTIKVDRPKLSPEEIKKLEEGMKQAAAGRE; encoded by the coding sequence ATGCGTGCCAATTTGCGCGTTGCCTGCGCTGTGGCGTTGGCGGTATTCATCGTCGCGAACCGAGCGAACTCGCAAGAGACGACGGGAACAGTCGGTTCGCCCGGCGCGACGACCACCATCGATGGAAAACAACTCCCGCCACCTGATCCGAAGTTCGATGGAGTGATTAAGGATGATGCACTGCGCTCCAAGGCCTGGTGGGCGCCGCGCGTTGTGCCTCCCAAGGGAGCGCCCAACGTGCTGCTCATCATTACCGACGACTCGGGTTTCGGCGTCCCCAGCACGTTCGGCGGCGTTATCCCGACACCGACCATGGACCGCATCGCGAAGAACGGCCTGCGCTACAACAACATTCATTCCACCGCGCTCTGCTCGCCGACCCGCGCAGCGCTCATCACCGGGCGCAATCATCACTCGGCCGGCTTCGGCGTGATCTCCGAGCAATCCACCGGCTTCCCCGGCTACAACAGCATCATTGCGAAGGACAAGGCCACCATCGGTCGCATCCTCAAGGAGAACGGCTACGCCACCTCCTGGTTCGGCAAAGACCACAACGTCCCCGCCTTCGCGGCGAGCCAGGTCGGGCCTTTTGAGAATTGGCCCATCGGGCAGGGCTTCGACTACTTCTTCGGCTTCGTCGGCGGCGACGCCAATCAATGGCAGCCGAACCTTTTCCGCAACACAACGCAAATCTATCCCTTTGAGGGCAAGCCGGGCTGGAACCTGGTCACCGGAATGGCCGACGACGCTATTGATTACTTGAATCGCATCCATCAGATTGATCCGGGCAAGCCTTTCTTCGTCAAGTATGCCCCTGGCGCGACGCACGCGCCGCATCATCCGACCCGGGAGTGGGTGGAGAAGATCAGTGCCTTGCACTTGTTCGACGACGGTTGGAACAAGGTGCGCGAGCGAATCTTCGAGAACCAGAAGCGCCTCGGCGTGATCCCCAAGGACACCCAGCTTGAGCCCTGGCCCACGCAGGTCATCAAGAACTGGGACGACTGTACGCCCGAAGAGAAAAAGCTCTATATCAAGCAGGTGGAAATCTTCGCGGCCTATGAAGCGTACAACGACCACGAAATCGGCCGGGTCATCCAGGCCGTCGAGGACATGGGCAAGCTCGACAACACGCTCATCATCTACATCAACGGAGACAACGGCACCAGCGCCGAGGGCGGCCCGCTGGGCACGCCCAACGAAGTCGCGTTCTTCAACGGCATCAACCAGATGCCGGTCGAGGAACAAATGAAGTGGTACGACGTCTGGGGCACGGAAGAGACCTACAACCACATGTCGGCAGGCTGGTCGTGGGCCTTCGATACGCCTTTCACCTGGTTCAAACAGAACGCTTCCAGACTCGGCGGTATCCGTCAATGCATGGCCATTTCCTGGCCGGCGCGGATCAAGGATCAGGGCGGCCTGCGCGAACAGTTCTGCCACATCATTGACATCGTGCCCACCATTCTCGAGGCCTGCGGGATCACCGCTCCCGAATATGCGGACGGCATCCGACAGGCGCCGATCGAAGGCACGAGCCTGGTCTATACCTTCGACGAGAAGAATGCCAAAGAACCCTCACGACACAAAACCCAGTATTTCGAGATGTTCGGCCAGTGGGCCCTGTATCACGATGGCTGGCTCCTTGCCACCAAGGTCAACCGCGCGCCGTGGGAGGCCTTCGGCCCCGCCAATCCCGACCCGCTCAACAACCAGGTGCTCGAACTCTACGACCTGAGCAAGGACTTCAGCCAGTCCCGGAACCTCGCGGACCAGCATCCGGAAAAAGTGAAGCAACTGAAGGAGATGTTCATCGCGGAGGCGAAGAAATATCAGGTCTTCCCGATGGACGCCTCCGTGGCCGCCCGCATCGTGGCCCCGCGCCCGAACATCACCGCCGGTCGCACCGAGTTCGTCTATACGCGACCCATGACCGGCCTGCCGCAGGGCGACTCTCCCGCCATTCTCAACAGCTCCTATACGATCACCGCGGACATTGAAGTGCCGCAAGGTGGCGCGGAGGGCATGATCCTCACCTCCGGCGGTCGCTTCGCCGGCTATGGGTTTTACCTGCTCAAGGGCAGGCCGGTGTTCCTGTGGAACCTCATTGATCTGAAGCGCATCAAGTGGGAAGGACCGGAAGCGCTTTCGCCCGGCCGGCACATTGTCGAATTCGACTTCAAGTATGACGGTCTCGGCGTCGGGACGCTCGCCTTCAACAACATGAGCGGTCTTGGCCGCCCCGGCACCGGAACACTCAAAGTGGATGGAAAAACCGTGGCCACTGAATCCATGCCGCATACGCTGCCCATGATTCTGCAGTGGGACGAGGCCTTCGACGTCGGCTCCGACACGCTGACCGGCGTGAACGATGCGGACTACCGCCCTCCGTTCACCTTTACCGGGAAGCTCAACAAACTCACGATCAAGGTTGACCGACCGAAACTGAGCCCCGAGGAAATCAAAAAGCTCGAAGAGGGCATGAAGCAAGCCGCCGCCGGCCGCGAGTAA
- a CDS encoding STAS domain-containing protein — protein MSLKDWSDNIVLAELQDDPLFSDDLNALHETLERRHGAHAVLDFSSVNFLNSSNIAKLLKLRKLMHATGGGKLRLCGISTSAWGVFLVTGLDKIFDFCDDVPSGLASVQLGA, from the coding sequence ATGTCTCTCAAAGACTGGTCCGACAACATCGTGCTGGCCGAGCTTCAGGACGACCCGCTGTTTTCCGACGACCTGAACGCGCTGCACGAAACCCTTGAGCGCCGCCACGGCGCCCACGCCGTTCTCGATTTCTCCTCCGTTAACTTCCTCAACTCCTCCAACATCGCCAAGCTCCTCAAGCTCAGGAAGCTGATGCACGCGACCGGTGGCGGAAAGCTCCGTCTCTGCGGTATCAGCACCAGCGCCTGGGGCGTCTTCCTCGTGACCGGTCTCGACAAGATCTTCGACTTCTGCGATGACGTGCCCAGCGGTCTGGCCAGCGTTCAACTTGGCGCGTAG
- a CDS encoding helix-hairpin-helix domain-containing protein, giving the protein MPLKDARLPSALPALALVGALLLSTLAFGGILRPAGANLGRPSIDSMALNMGVDPNTAQWFELAQLPGIGESLARKIVAYRDSQRAADPNSERPFFQSAGSLSPIPGIGPRTLARLRPFLRFPTRSAQFDTVTSSR; this is encoded by the coding sequence ATGCCCCTTAAGGACGCCCGATTACCGTCCGCACTGCCCGCCCTGGCTTTGGTCGGCGCGCTGCTTCTGTCCACCCTTGCATTTGGCGGAATCCTCCGCCCTGCCGGTGCAAATCTCGGACGGCCCAGCATTGACAGCATGGCGCTTAACATGGGGGTTGATCCGAATACCGCCCAGTGGTTTGAGTTGGCGCAACTCCCCGGTATTGGTGAATCGCTGGCCCGAAAAATTGTCGCCTATCGGGATTCGCAGCGCGCCGCCGACCCCAATTCCGAACGTCCCTTTTTTCAATCTGCCGGTAGCCTCTCACCCATACCGGGCATCGGCCCGCGAACGCTGGCCCGGCTCCGCCCTTTCCTCCGCTTCCCGACGCGTTCCGCCCAATTTGACACTGTCACTTCCAGCCGATAA